A genome region from Ralstonia solanacearum K60 includes the following:
- a CDS encoding CPBP family intramembrane glutamic endopeptidase, with protein MPSPQHRYHFPNLLEAFFIVIVLFFTEYLMNALIWKLGRQAGLQPMGIYSIGRVLAHGVVFTVLLHHAKGTYRELVHENPSSWQATLAVFAGPVLLLTPGLLLLGSLLQMLVLQLFPMSSSMTGGWYRFLTGGLGAIVLACLIAPVVEEMLFRGIILRSFLRQYPPGVAIVHSAAVFGMAHLNVYQFMLAFLLGLLLGKLYERTRSLLPSMLVHGCYNTAVTILAWQSERSEWSTVADWPMQWSVFAVVSGGAGAWLLYKLVAPRPASRAEPQA; from the coding sequence ATGCCGTCTCCTCAGCACCGTTATCACTTTCCGAACCTGCTGGAAGCGTTCTTCATTGTCATCGTGCTCTTCTTCACGGAGTACCTGATGAACGCGCTGATCTGGAAGCTCGGCCGCCAAGCCGGCCTGCAGCCGATGGGCATCTACAGCATCGGGCGCGTGCTGGCGCACGGCGTGGTGTTCACGGTGCTGCTGCACCACGCCAAGGGCACGTACCGCGAGCTGGTGCACGAGAACCCCAGCTCCTGGCAGGCGACGCTTGCCGTGTTCGCGGGCCCGGTGCTGCTGCTGACGCCCGGATTGCTGCTGCTCGGCAGTCTCCTGCAAATGCTGGTGCTGCAACTGTTCCCGATGAGTTCGTCGATGACCGGCGGCTGGTACAGATTCCTCACCGGGGGCCTGGGCGCCATCGTGCTGGCCTGCCTGATCGCCCCGGTCGTGGAGGAGATGCTGTTCCGGGGCATCATCCTGCGCAGCTTCCTGCGGCAGTATCCGCCCGGGGTCGCCATCGTCCATTCGGCGGCGGTGTTCGGCATGGCGCACCTGAACGTGTACCAGTTCATGCTCGCCTTCCTGCTCGGCCTGCTGCTGGGCAAGCTGTACGAGCGCACACGATCGCTGCTGCCCAGCATGCTGGTGCACGGGTGCTACAACACGGCCGTCACGATCCTCGCCTGGCAATCCGAACGCAGCGAATGGAGCACGGTCGCCGACTGGCCGATGCAGTGGTCCGTCTTTGCCGTGGTCAGCGGCGGCGCGGGTGCGTGGCTGCTCTACAAGCTGGTGGCGCCGAGGCCAGCCTCCCGCGCCGAGCCGCAGGCGTAG